The following are encoded together in the Rhizobium sp. SSA_523 genome:
- the gudD gene encoding glucarate dehydratase, producing MLTASVEAQDKGFSSGRDTPVITSLKAIPVAGRDSMLLNLSGAHSPFFTRNLVILTDSSGNTGVGEVPGGEAIRKTLEESAALLTGRSIGNYNALLQAVRDAFKDRDAAGRGLQTFDLRTTIHVVTALEAALLDLLGKHLGVPVAALLGDGQKRDKVQMLGYLFYVGDSGRTDLPYRRGEGATDAWTRLRDEEALTPEAIVRLAEAAQDRYGFQDFKLKGGVLAGEEEIEAVTALARRFPEARITLDPNGAWSLEEAIRLCKDRQDVLAYAEDPCGAERGFSSREIMAEFRRATGLPTATNMVATDWRQMAHAIQLQSVDIPLADPHFWTMQGSVRVAQLCEAFGMTWGSHSNNHFDVSLAMFTHVGAAAPGRVTALDTHWIWQDGQRLTRDPFAIVDGYVTVPTEPGLGVELDMDRVEEAHQLYLKHGLGARDDAVAMQYLVKDWRFDNKRPCLVR from the coding sequence ATGCTTACGGCGTCAGTTGAGGCTCAGGACAAAGGTTTCTCATCGGGTCGGGACACGCCTGTCATCACGTCGCTGAAGGCTATCCCGGTGGCCGGTCGTGACAGCATGCTTCTCAACCTCAGCGGCGCCCATTCGCCCTTCTTCACGCGCAACCTTGTGATCCTGACCGACAGTTCCGGAAATACCGGCGTCGGCGAGGTTCCAGGTGGAGAGGCCATTCGCAAGACCCTGGAGGAATCCGCTGCCCTGCTCACGGGCCGGTCGATCGGCAACTACAACGCGCTTCTCCAGGCCGTGCGGGACGCGTTCAAGGATCGCGACGCAGCAGGCCGCGGGCTCCAGACATTCGATCTACGCACGACGATCCATGTGGTCACCGCCCTTGAAGCGGCTCTGCTCGATCTTCTCGGCAAGCATCTTGGTGTTCCGGTGGCGGCCCTGCTGGGCGACGGGCAGAAACGCGACAAGGTCCAGATGCTTGGCTATCTGTTCTATGTCGGAGATAGCGGCAGGACGGACCTGCCATACCGGCGCGGCGAGGGCGCAACCGACGCCTGGACCCGCCTTCGCGATGAAGAGGCGCTGACCCCGGAGGCGATCGTTCGCCTCGCCGAAGCTGCCCAGGATCGATACGGCTTCCAGGACTTCAAGCTGAAGGGCGGCGTGCTTGCCGGCGAGGAGGAGATCGAGGCGGTCACGGCACTGGCGAGACGCTTCCCAGAGGCCCGCATCACTCTCGACCCGAACGGCGCCTGGTCGCTCGAGGAGGCCATTCGCCTGTGCAAGGACAGGCAGGATGTTTTAGCCTATGCGGAAGATCCCTGCGGCGCTGAACGGGGTTTTTCCAGCCGCGAGATCATGGCGGAATTCCGCAGAGCCACCGGCCTGCCGACCGCGACGAACATGGTCGCGACCGACTGGCGCCAGATGGCGCATGCGATCCAGTTGCAGTCTGTGGATATTCCGCTCGCCGACCCGCATTTCTGGACCATGCAGGGATCGGTGCGGGTGGCGCAGCTGTGCGAAGCCTTCGGGATGACCTGGGGATCGCATTCGAACAACCACTTCGACGTGTCGCTTGCCATGTTCACCCATGTGGGCGCGGCAGCGCCGGGTCGCGTCACGGCACTCGACACCCATTGGATCTGGCAGGACGGCCAGCGGCTGACCCGCGACCCTTTCGCCATTGTCGATGGCTATGTCACGGTCCCGACCGAACCCGGGCTCGGCGTGGAACTCGACATGGATCGCGTGGAGGA
- a CDS encoding FadR/GntR family transcriptional regulator yields MNQSSQQIRPLRDMSSHVLAQLEAMLAQPAWHNGGRLPPEAELAQQFGVSRPVLRKALAQMREAGRIVSRRGSANFVQPKADILAAATQEQGLSIQTVFDMRRCLRFREVIECAAAEDAARVGDLHAIAAIQAAYDKMLALPPGETVFETDFAFHLAIAKATANPYFAFALRSLKDQIRLTIEFTRKLQDRPPDQVVPRVVDEHRAVLEAIRAGDAAAAQSAMAFHMKQSVVRLLEED; encoded by the coding sequence ATGAACCAGAGCAGCCAGCAGATTCGTCCCTTGCGGGATATGTCCTCGCATGTCCTTGCGCAGCTTGAAGCCATGCTCGCGCAGCCGGCATGGCACAATGGCGGCCGGCTGCCGCCGGAGGCGGAGCTTGCCCAGCAATTCGGCGTCTCGCGTCCCGTGCTGCGCAAGGCGCTGGCGCAGATGCGGGAGGCGGGCCGGATTGTCTCCAGGCGCGGTTCCGCCAATTTCGTGCAGCCGAAAGCGGATATCCTCGCCGCCGCCACGCAGGAGCAAGGCCTCTCGATCCAGACCGTGTTCGACATGCGCCGGTGTCTGCGCTTTCGCGAAGTCATCGAATGTGCCGCGGCGGAGGACGCCGCAAGGGTCGGCGATCTGCACGCAATCGCCGCCATTCAGGCCGCCTATGATAAGATGCTGGCGCTGCCGCCGGGGGAGACGGTATTCGAGACCGACTTCGCCTTCCATCTGGCGATCGCCAAGGCAACGGCCAATCCCTATTTCGCCTTCGCCCTGCGGTCCCTGAAGGACCAGATCCGTCTCACCATCGAATTCACCCGGAAGCTTCAGGATCGCCCGCCGGACCAGGTCGTGCCGCGCGTGGTTGACGAGCATCGGGCCGTGCTGGAAGCGATCAGGGCGGGTGATGCGGCGGCAGCGCAAAGCGCGATGGCCTTCCATATGAAGCAAAGCGTGGTGCGGCTTCTGGAAGAAGACTGA
- a CDS encoding inositol monophosphatase — MDSFHSADTLQARADLCRAVIRSAGELVLKGFNGETGRSVSMKGPQDFLTVTDAASEAHIRGMIERHFPQDTVFGEEGGGEIGDKVWVVDPVDGTANFARGIPHFCISIAYVENGRTEIGAIYNPALDELYFARRGEGATLNGRPILAAGTQRFDAASIEMGWSTRVANEVYLGVVKNLLDMGTNVRRSGSGALALAYVADGRSDGYIELHMNSWDCLAGLLLVSEAGGDVCPFFEIGSLRDGGAVLAAARGVSAGVSAASAIPLSAGDGDGACRASSVA, encoded by the coding sequence GTGGACAGTTTTCACTCTGCCGATACGCTTCAGGCGCGGGCCGATCTGTGTCGCGCCGTCATCCGCTCCGCCGGAGAACTGGTGCTGAAGGGGTTCAACGGCGAGACGGGCCGCAGCGTTTCCATGAAGGGCCCGCAGGACTTTTTGACGGTTACGGATGCCGCATCGGAAGCGCATATCCGCGGCATGATCGAGCGGCATTTTCCGCAGGATACGGTGTTTGGCGAAGAGGGCGGCGGGGAGATCGGCGATAAGGTTTGGGTCGTCGATCCGGTGGATGGGACGGCCAATTTTGCCAGAGGCATTCCGCATTTCTGCATCTCGATCGCCTATGTCGAGAATGGTCGCACCGAAATCGGCGCCATCTACAATCCGGCGCTAGACGAGCTCTATTTCGCGCGGCGCGGTGAGGGAGCGACGCTGAACGGAAGACCGATCCTGGCCGCCGGAACGCAGCGTTTCGACGCAGCCTCGATCGAGATGGGGTGGTCGACGAGGGTTGCCAACGAGGTCTATCTCGGGGTCGTCAAGAACCTTCTCGATATGGGGACGAATGTTCGTCGTTCGGGCTCCGGCGCGCTCGCGCTCGCCTATGTCGCGGATGGCCGGTCGGACGGCTATATCGAATTGCACATGAATTCCTGGGACTGCCTTGCTGGCCTGCTGCTGGTCAGCGAGGCTGGTGGTGACGTTTGCCCGTTCTTCGAAATCGGCAGCCTGAGGGATGGTGGCGCGGTGCTTGCCGCCGCCCGGGGGGTCTCGGCCGGCGTCAGCGCGGCTTCGGCCATTCCGCTCTCGGCAGGCGATGGAGACGGAGCGTGCCGAGCAAGCTCTGTCGCCTGA
- a CDS encoding dual specificity protein phosphatase yields MDGPIYERPAISRIAEGLGPHSATLYIGGSSGASDMGLLRAHGITTVVNCAVNLDINLVPDLASEGDVLATGYGGIRYYKLGLIDGEGSPDTMMLGAYYILDGALRQTMPKRETYPFPDGGNVLINCRSGRSRSVSLVALFLHKQQAKRFPTLDDAVAHIRTMRELREDEWFETPKPSLYEAARRASAWIDLIEAREKA; encoded by the coding sequence ATGGACGGACCGATTTACGAGCGCCCTGCCATCAGCAGGATTGCTGAGGGTCTCGGGCCGCATAGTGCCACCCTGTATATCGGGGGGAGCAGCGGAGCCAGCGACATGGGTCTGCTGCGGGCACATGGCATTACCACGGTCGTCAACTGCGCGGTGAACCTCGACATCAATCTTGTGCCGGATCTAGCAAGCGAGGGCGACGTGCTGGCCACCGGCTATGGCGGCATCCGCTATTACAAGCTCGGCCTCATCGATGGCGAGGGAAGTCCCGATACGATGATGCTGGGTGCCTATTACATTCTCGACGGCGCGCTGCGCCAGACCATGCCGAAGCGGGAGACCTATCCTTTCCCGGATGGAGGCAATGTCTTGATCAACTGTCGCAGCGGCCGCAGCCGGTCCGTTTCGCTGGTCGCGCTTTTCCTCCACAAGCAGCAGGCCAAGCGCTTTCCCACCCTTGATGATGCCGTGGCGCATATCCGGACAATGCGGGAGCTGCGGGAGGACGAATGGTTCGAGACGCCGAAGCCCAGCCTCTATGAAGCCGCGCGGCGCGCCTCGGCATGGATCGATCTGATCGAGGCTCGAGAGAAGGCGTGA
- a CDS encoding metallophosphoesterase, whose product MGNTGFPPVAIIADAHFHDTQADFGFSGVAINGQRMTLRSWSETRLSTRVFNESAAALREALDRVAERRIRHVVLLGDYSDDGQRGTMQALQDMLTSHSRAYGARFYALPGNHDIFGPQGRHHTKEFLGEGGERLFVTSNGASAGKNTVVSSAMYCEGYPAGLSPMAAFGYFRRADDLHWETPFGASDAVEDRTYSLASPDGRNRYRLMDGSYLVEPEAGLWLLMIDANVFEPVNGHFTAGEEAAFTDSTSGGWNAMLRAKPFMFDWLSDVSRRARAQGKTLLAFSHYPALDPFDGACDAERLLFGDTNVVRRTPVKAVEEALVAAGIAVHFSGHLHVEGVTRRGAGDRTLTNIAVPSLVAFPAAFKILHASARQVDVETVEISDMPFDRRLGQAYALEAQVCGEAADPAFDAEDYGAFLLHHKRALVRHRYFVKEWPAEIVEAISTRNLGEVCASLMAATVGHRGKGKEWSELPMIDLPMIDLIADWYCLRQGASLALPHIAKERLALYRKLADALCLPRDAQLGPVETFLTLFFDTLRRLLDRAESASPRLSLPMVGSGTCVPA is encoded by the coding sequence ATGGGCAACACCGGATTTCCTCCCGTCGCTATCATTGCCGATGCGCATTTCCACGACACGCAGGCCGATTTCGGCTTTTCCGGCGTGGCGATCAATGGCCAGCGGATGACCCTGCGCAGCTGGTCGGAAACGCGGTTGTCCACCCGCGTCTTCAATGAAAGCGCTGCGGCATTGCGTGAGGCGCTCGACCGGGTGGCGGAACGCCGGATCCGCCATGTGGTGCTGCTCGGTGATTACAGTGACGATGGTCAGCGCGGCACGATGCAGGCGCTTCAGGACATGCTGACCTCCCATTCGCGAGCTTATGGAGCCCGGTTCTATGCCTTGCCCGGCAATCACGATATCTTCGGTCCGCAAGGTCGTCACCACACCAAGGAATTTTTAGGCGAGGGGGGAGAGCGCCTTTTCGTCACGAGTAATGGGGCCTCTGCCGGAAAAAACACCGTCGTCAGTTCCGCCATGTATTGCGAGGGCTACCCGGCGGGTCTGTCCCCGATGGCGGCGTTCGGCTATTTCCGACGCGCTGACGACCTTCATTGGGAGACGCCGTTTGGGGCGAGCGACGCCGTTGAAGACCGGACTTATTCCCTCGCCTCGCCGGATGGCCGCAATCGCTACCGGCTGATGGACGGATCCTATCTCGTCGAGCCGGAGGCCGGTCTCTGGCTGCTGATGATTGACGCCAACGTCTTCGAGCCGGTGAATGGTCATTTCACCGCGGGCGAGGAAGCGGCGTTTACCGACAGCACCTCCGGCGGATGGAACGCGATGCTGCGCGCCAAACCCTTCATGTTCGACTGGCTGTCGGATGTCAGCCGCCGGGCGCGGGCGCAAGGCAAGACCCTGCTCGCCTTTTCCCATTATCCTGCGCTCGATCCCTTCGATGGAGCCTGCGATGCCGAGCGCCTGCTTTTCGGCGACACCAATGTCGTGCGCCGCACGCCGGTCAAGGCGGTCGAAGAGGCCCTGGTCGCGGCGGGAATTGCGGTTCACTTCAGCGGTCACCTGCATGTCGAGGGTGTGACGCGACGCGGTGCGGGCGATCGCACGCTCACCAATATCGCTGTACCCTCGCTTGTCGCCTTTCCGGCGGCCTTCAAGATCCTGCATGCCTCGGCACGACAGGTCGATGTGGAGACCGTCGAAATATCTGACATGCCGTTCGACCGGCGACTGGGGCAGGCCTACGCCCTTGAGGCGCAGGTCTGCGGCGAAGCGGCGGATCCCGCCTTCGACGCTGAGGATTACGGCGCCTTCCTCCTGCACCACAAGCGCGCGCTTGTCCGCCACCGCTATTTTGTCAAGGAATGGCCGGCGGAGATCGTCGAGGCAATCAGCACCCGCAACCTCGGCGAGGTCTGTGCTTCGCTGATGGCCGCCACCGTTGGTCATCGTGGCAAGGGGAAGGAGTGGTCGGAGCTGCCGATGATCGACCTGCCGATGATCGATCTTATCGCCGACTGGTACTGCCTGCGACAGGGAGCCTCGCTGGCTTTGCCGCATATTGCGAAGGAGAGGTTGGCGCTCTATCGAAAACTGGCCGATGCTCTTTGCCTTCCACGAGATGCGCAACTCGGTCCGGTCGAGACCTTTCTTACCTTGTTCTTCGACACTCTCCGGCGCTTGCTCGATCGCGCCGAAAGCGCTTCGCCGCGCTTGTCGCTGCCCATGGTCGGCTCGGGGACATGTGTGCCGGCATAG
- a CDS encoding Na/Pi cotransporter family protein yields MESALISINLFGAVALLLFGLRQIKDGTSRALGPRLRTGLAAGTRSGRRSILAGFLATIALQSSTATALMVASFVEKDMIVPAMAQIVMLGANIGTATTAWIVSFGLGWLSPLLLLAGVIMMRMASSTKQAAGSALVGVGLMLLSLHLLSAATDPIRQSPSLTLFIAMLANAWPVALLFSAGLAVLASSSLAVVVLILSLAASGSIDPSLVIVLVLGANLGGAVPPVIATMGASVAARRVTLGNLIIRVIGCAVVLPFVGYGANLLELSAFSHDQLAVEAHLVFNLAVALVAWPLSPLALRLTAAILPEKRPAEDQRSFLDAHDLDHPVAALAGASREVMLVGDLIERMLRQASDAMIRNDMAQLNEISALEGRVDRIQHEIKVFVTKVGQGTLSDQDYRRSMDIVEYAINLEHIGDIIEKGIRPEIAKKVGLGLQFSQAGQEELLGLFAITLDNLRMAQTVFATHDGDLARRLVEVKEDVRRLEKQSSARHLQRLREGRADSIQTSSLHLDLLRDLKRINAHIVSVALPILSDSGLLNESRIRQVS; encoded by the coding sequence ATGGAATCGGCCTTAATCAGCATCAATCTCTTCGGCGCCGTCGCACTGCTGCTGTTTGGTCTGCGCCAGATCAAGGACGGAACGTCGCGCGCCCTGGGGCCAAGGCTGCGCACCGGCCTTGCCGCCGGCACCAGAAGCGGCCGGCGCTCCATTCTCGCCGGCTTCCTTGCCACCATTGCCCTGCAAAGTTCGACGGCGACGGCGCTTATGGTTGCCTCTTTCGTCGAAAAGGACATGATCGTTCCGGCCATGGCGCAAATCGTCATGCTTGGCGCCAATATCGGGACCGCCACCACGGCCTGGATTGTCTCCTTCGGGCTTGGCTGGTTGTCGCCGCTGCTGCTCCTTGCCGGCGTCATCATGATGCGCATGGCGTCTTCGACGAAGCAGGCGGCAGGAAGCGCGTTGGTGGGCGTGGGACTGATGCTGCTGTCCCTGCATCTTCTGTCGGCGGCCACGGATCCGATCCGCCAGTCACCCTCGCTCACGCTCTTCATTGCCATGCTCGCCAATGCCTGGCCGGTCGCTTTGCTGTTTTCGGCGGGACTTGCCGTCCTTGCCTCGTCGAGCCTTGCCGTCGTGGTTCTGATCCTCTCGCTGGCCGCCAGCGGCAGCATCGATCCGAGCCTGGTCATCGTGCTGGTCCTCGGGGCCAATCTGGGCGGCGCCGTGCCTCCGGTAATCGCCACCATGGGTGCCTCGGTCGCCGCTCGCCGTGTGACGCTCGGCAATCTCATCATCCGAGTGATCGGTTGTGCCGTCGTGCTGCCCTTTGTCGGCTATGGCGCAAACCTGCTGGAACTCAGTGCGTTTTCGCATGACCAGCTTGCCGTCGAAGCCCATCTGGTGTTCAACCTCGCCGTGGCGCTGGTCGCCTGGCCGCTATCACCGCTTGCGCTGAGGCTGACGGCGGCGATCCTGCCGGAAAAGCGACCGGCGGAGGATCAGCGGAGCTTTCTCGATGCGCATGATCTCGACCACCCCGTCGCCGCGCTTGCCGGGGCAAGCCGCGAGGTGATGCTGGTCGGCGACCTGATCGAGCGCATGCTGCGTCAGGCTTCGGACGCCATGATCCGCAACGACATGGCGCAGTTGAACGAGATCAGCGCGCTGGAGGGTCGTGTGGATCGGATCCAGCACGAGATCAAGGTTTTCGTCACCAAAGTGGGACAAGGGACGCTGAGCGACCAGGATTATCGCCGCTCCATGGACATTGTGGAATATGCGATCAACCTCGAGCATATCGGCGACATCATCGAGAAGGGCATCCGTCCGGAGATCGCCAAGAAGGTCGGGCTTGGTCTACAATTCTCGCAGGCCGGGCAGGAGGAATTGCTGGGACTGTTCGCCATCACGCTCGATAATCTGCGAATGGCACAGACGGTCTTTGCGACGCATGACGGAGACCTGGCCAGGCGTCTTGTCGAGGTGAAAGAGGATGTGCGCCGGCTGGAAAAGCAGTCCTCGGCGCGTCACCTGCAGCGCCTGCGCGAGGGCCGGGCGGACAGTATCCAGACAAGCTCGCTTCATCTGGATCTCCTGCGGGACCTGAAACGGATCAATGCCCATATCGTATCGGTTGCACTTCCCATTTTGAGCGATAGCGGTCTCCTGAACGAAAGCCGCATTCGCCAGGTCAGCTGA
- a CDS encoding LacI family DNA-binding transcriptional regulator, with protein MARGFVTAEEVAKRARVSRSTVSRTFTPGGSVSKAVRKKVLKAAQELGYRVNRLAQGLNNDRSNLIGVVGANLSSPFISRQLDALSLGLLRRGTQCLLLNAADARKDIAPLIELLFEFRAQAIVVLSGEPPASIVDECIANGVRLILINQSMDRTDTNIVLSDDSHGADLAAMRLRAAKCKKVAVVTSGSQTPAQLRRARAFTTRMVAEDIEVVPWSDGPTTYETGYKAGCELLADKEIDGAFCVTDLLALGFLDAARLEMKRRVPQDLSVVGFDDIPQAGWKSYQLTTIAQSFDALTEKVLAALDNDAPETRLQVVPVSMVERATAR; from the coding sequence ATGGCTCGTGGGTTCGTAACTGCGGAAGAAGTGGCAAAGCGTGCGCGCGTATCGCGCTCCACCGTGTCGCGCACCTTCACGCCCGGCGGCAGCGTATCGAAAGCTGTGCGCAAGAAGGTGCTCAAGGCAGCGCAGGAACTCGGCTACCGCGTCAACCGTCTGGCGCAGGGACTGAACAACGACCGCTCCAACCTGATCGGCGTGGTTGGCGCCAATCTGAGCTCGCCCTTCATTTCCAGGCAACTCGATGCCCTCAGCCTGGGCCTTCTCCGGCGCGGAACGCAATGTCTCTTGCTCAATGCCGCGGATGCGCGCAAGGACATCGCGCCGCTGATCGAACTGCTCTTCGAATTCCGCGCCCAGGCGATCGTCGTGCTTTCGGGCGAGCCGCCGGCCTCGATCGTCGACGAATGCATCGCCAACGGCGTACGCCTGATCCTGATCAACCAGAGCATGGACCGAACGGATACGAATATCGTCCTGAGCGACGATTCGCATGGCGCGGATCTGGCGGCCATGCGGCTGCGGGCGGCCAAATGCAAGAAGGTCGCCGTCGTTACCAGCGGCAGCCAGACGCCGGCGCAGCTACGACGCGCCAGGGCCTTCACCACCCGCATGGTTGCGGAGGATATCGAAGTGGTTCCCTGGTCCGATGGACCGACCACCTATGAAACAGGCTACAAGGCCGGCTGCGAATTGTTGGCGGACAAGGAGATCGACGGCGCCTTCTGCGTCACAGATCTGCTGGCACTCGGCTTTCTGGATGCCGCCCGGCTGGAAATGAAGCGGCGCGTGCCGCAGGATCTTTCGGTCGTCGGCTTTGACGATATCCCCCAGGCCGGCTGGAAAAGCTACCAGCTGACGACCATCGCCCAATCCTTCGATGCGCTGACGGAGAAAGTGCTTGCAGCGCTGGACAATGACGCGCCGGAGACACGTCTTCAGGTCGTGCCGGTAAGCATGGTGGAACGGGCCACGGCCCGCTGA
- a CDS encoding iron ABC transporter permease encodes MAFLSDKTEARTLGSSASTAPSAWQAWRYRLKIALREPTTLIGLLTALLFTYLIVVPIISIVLDSVRVQFGHERRLGKDVGELTFYYVDRAFFSPVATDLFWRPLFNTLTVALGAISLSLVIGTVLAWLISRTDMFGRRWFATALIVPYMLPAWTFALAWTTLFKNRTVGGQPGWFEAMGFTPPDWLAYGRVPIIVILALHYTPFVILLFGSALRRFDSQLEDSARILGARRYQVAVQIILPLMRPALLSSMVLIFAKCLGEFGVPYVLGLPVKFEVLSTSLFRSIASRQTGVAGVVAASIMLIGIITLMIDARLVREARRFVTIGSKGSMNRQSRLGRLRLPATAFAAAIFILSVGMPLLTLVLSTVMKVPARFTLDNFTLDYWIGTDLHTVALQTGVLLSPDLWAAAKNTLMIVGLASVTSGVLGLLVGYVVIRTPMRSLSTFLRQVTFLPYLVPGIAFAAAYLSLFAVPRGPVPALYGTVTILMLALIADQMPYASRAGISAMTQLGKDPEEAAQIAGAGWFRRMISIVIPIQKGSLVTGVLLPFISGIKGLSLFVILAVPSTDVLTTFSLRLVDYHYTQAANAVVLIIAAIAYLGTLLAQKLTRTNLAEGLGS; translated from the coding sequence ATGGCTTTCCTGAGTGACAAAACCGAGGCGCGAACGCTGGGGAGCAGCGCGTCCACCGCGCCCTCCGCGTGGCAGGCCTGGCGTTACCGGCTGAAGATCGCGCTCCGCGAGCCAACCACCCTGATCGGCCTGCTGACGGCCCTGCTCTTCACCTATCTGATCGTCGTGCCGATCATCTCGATCGTACTGGATTCCGTCCGGGTCCAGTTCGGCCACGAGCGCCGCCTCGGCAAGGATGTGGGTGAACTGACATTCTATTACGTCGACCGGGCCTTCTTTTCGCCCGTCGCGACCGACCTTTTCTGGCGGCCTTTGTTCAATACCTTGACGGTGGCGCTAGGGGCAATCTCGCTTTCCCTGGTGATCGGCACGGTGCTTGCCTGGCTGATCAGCCGAACCGACATGTTCGGCCGCCGCTGGTTCGCCACCGCCCTCATCGTGCCTTACATGCTGCCCGCCTGGACCTTCGCGCTGGCCTGGACGACGCTGTTCAAGAATCGCACCGTGGGCGGCCAGCCCGGCTGGTTCGAGGCCATGGGGTTTACACCGCCGGACTGGCTTGCCTATGGGCGGGTCCCGATCATCGTGATACTGGCGCTGCATTATACGCCATTCGTCATCCTTCTCTTCGGCTCGGCGCTTCGCCGGTTCGATTCTCAGCTCGAGGATTCCGCCCGCATCCTGGGGGCCCGCCGTTATCAGGTCGCGGTCCAGATCATCTTGCCGCTGATGCGGCCGGCGCTTCTGTCGTCGATGGTGCTGATCTTCGCAAAGTGCCTGGGCGAGTTCGGGGTGCCTTACGTGCTCGGCCTGCCGGTCAAGTTCGAGGTCCTGTCCACTTCGCTCTTCCGGAGCATAGCCTCCCGTCAGACGGGTGTTGCCGGGGTCGTCGCGGCGTCGATCATGCTGATCGGCATCATCACCCTGATGATCGACGCCAGGCTGGTCCGCGAGGCGCGCCGCTTCGTCACGATCGGTTCCAAAGGCTCGATGAACCGTCAGAGCCGCCTGGGCAGGCTTCGCCTTCCGGCCACGGCGTTTGCGGCGGCAATCTTCATCCTGAGCGTCGGAATGCCCTTGCTGACGCTGGTACTCTCGACCGTGATGAAGGTGCCGGCGCGCTTCACGCTCGACAATTTCACCCTGGATTACTGGATCGGCACCGACCTCCATACGGTCGCCCTGCAGACCGGCGTCCTGCTCAGCCCCGATCTCTGGGCTGCGGCCAAGAATACGCTGATGATCGTCGGCCTCGCATCGGTGACGTCGGGCGTGCTCGGCCTGCTTGTCGGCTATGTCGTCATCCGCACGCCAATGCGCAGCCTGTCCACCTTTCTTCGGCAGGTGACTTTCCTGCCATATCTCGTGCCGGGAATCGCGTTTGCGGCGGCCTATCTCTCGCTGTTTGCAGTGCCTCGCGGCCCGGTCCCCGCCCTCTACGGCACAGTCACCATCCTGATGCTCGCCTTGATTGCCGATCAGATGCCCTATGCGTCCCGTGCCGGCATTTCGGCCATGACGCAGCTCGGAAAGGATCCCGAAGAGGCGGCGCAGATTGCCGGTGCCGGTTGGTTCCGGCGGATGATTTCGATCGTCATCCCGATCCAGAAGGGCTCGCTCGTCACCGGCGTTCTGTTGCCCTTCATCTCGGGCATCAAGGGGCTCAGCCTGTTCGTCATCCTGGCGGTGCCGAGCACCGACGTTCTGACCACCTTTTCGCTCCGCCTGGTCGATTATCACTATACGCAGGCAGCCAATGCCGTGGTGCTGATCATTGCCGCGATCGCCTATCTCGGCACCCTGCTGGCGCAGAAGCTGACCCGCACAAATCTTGCAGAAGGACTTGGAAGCTGA